A region from the Thermanaeromonas toyohensis ToBE genome encodes:
- a CDS encoding DNA cytosine methyltransferase → MAQGMVAGNQSLALGPAPELAVEVPLLSFFTGAGFLDLGFMQAGFKIIWCNEYNRSFVKGYEYGVASLTGREPCKVNTESIVNLGARQIAKEAFGNTPRPGLFGIIGGPPCPDFSVGGKNRGENGEQGRLSKVFVDKILDLQPVFFLYENVPGLIRTAKHREFLRRLLTQLETHYTLDYKVLNALEYGVPQDRERLFVVGFHKKWLKRYFGQLPVLGGWFPWPEPLYPDAKNKYPWPDLSPFGGEPEKPEGIPDELVVGPLICNTEEIARLPNGLEGFRPYSRKFLTIPEGDVSRKSFKRLHRWRYSPTAAYGNNEVHLHPTLPRRLTVREAMRIQTVPDGYALPPDLPLSDKFKMIGNGVPVRLAYAVALSFIKVLRGELNGYV, encoded by the coding sequence TTGGCTCAGGGTATGGTAGCAGGAAACCAGTCCCTGGCACTAGGTCCTGCACCTGAGCTTGCAGTAGAAGTACCGTTGCTTTCTTTCTTCACAGGTGCTGGTTTTCTTGATCTTGGCTTTATGCAGGCGGGATTTAAAATAATTTGGTGTAACGAGTATAATCGGTCTTTTGTAAAGGGTTATGAGTATGGTGTGGCTTCCTTGACGGGTCGCGAACCTTGCAAAGTAAATACAGAATCTATAGTTAACTTGGGTGCGAGGCAGATAGCAAAAGAAGCTTTCGGGAACACGCCACGCCCCGGGCTTTTCGGGATTATAGGTGGCCCCCCCTGCCCTGACTTTTCCGTTGGCGGAAAAAACAGGGGAGAGAATGGCGAGCAAGGTCGGCTTTCTAAAGTGTTCGTTGATAAGATACTGGATTTGCAACCCGTGTTTTTCCTTTATGAAAATGTGCCGGGGCTAATCCGCACAGCAAAACACAGGGAGTTTCTCAGGAGGCTCCTCACACAACTCGAAACGCACTACACGTTGGATTACAAAGTCCTAAATGCCCTGGAATACGGTGTGCCGCAAGACAGGGAGCGCCTTTTTGTGGTTGGTTTCCATAAAAAGTGGTTAAAAAGGTATTTCGGGCAATTACCTGTTTTGGGAGGCTGGTTTCCTTGGCCTGAGCCTTTATACCCGGATGCTAAGAACAAGTACCCGTGGCCTGATTTGTCACCGTTCGGTGGCGAGCCTGAAAAGCCGGAGGGCATTCCGGATGAGCTGGTTGTGGGGCCGCTGATTTGTAATACTGAGGAGATTGCCCGACTCCCTAACGGGTTAGAGGGTTTCAGGCCGTATAGTAGAAAATTCTTGACAATCCCGGAGGGTGACGTTTCCAGAAAAAGCTTTAAGCGCTTGCACAGGTGGCGGTATAGTCCCACGGCAGCTTACGGGAATAACGAAGTACACCTTCACCCGACTCTGCCCCGGAGGTTAACGGTGAGGGAAGCAATGCGGATACAAACAGTTCCTGACGGGTACGCCTTACCGCCCGACTTGCCCCTTTCGGATAAGTTTAAAATGATAGGGAATGGTGTACCCGTCAGGCTGGCTTATGCCGTGGCGCTGTCATTTATAAAAGTTCTTAGGGGGGAGCTAAATGGATACGTTTGA
- a CDS encoding ATP-binding protein: MDTFDLTPDPKVLIALTHTPMQPLDALCELIDNAIDSFQTAKLQGIPVEHPLVVIDLPRPSDIKHGGGSIRVRDNGPGLTRDMAEKALRAGFSGNNPFDSLGLFGMGFNISTGKLGRVTRFLTARKEEDTAIEVVIDLEQIRQSGSYRVPFSRKQKEFEHGTLVEISGWWPEGNPNSGFVRKLVQYGIPKVREEIGRRYATILRERGVRIIINGDPCEPFEHCVWSDSRYVERKGYGKIPAVFRFNEVVGTQIRCCSCTALVPAGHKQCPACGSSNLRTIEERIRGWVGIQRFDHPTDFGIDLIRNGRAIRIGEKAAFFEYVDEFKRTIKDYPIDQPYGRIVGEVHLDHVPVDFLKQDFQRTSPEWQRAMSFLRGDSSLQPNQPGADQNNSPLFKLYQGYRRVRVPGKTDLYMGYWDPEKKRPVRVSRDVEREFYERFKRREPGYYDDTEWWKLVEEADKPPLEELVECPECAAQNLKTSEVCTVCERVLIGKTCLNPECRQFIPKSAPSCPHCGTLQEPQVQEPWKCLVCGRRNSPDEKTCSSCGMQRGTENTLSKEYLLKHSYKSDELSIPGCTVLLADGSRSAPVDVDTYITKVPISPPDQPDKQVPLIAFKGEKIEVFVDKNHRLFKTFRVRPEQMIAAEVALFLYDYNRRLCAQQQYQGLHTLSNLQWEILDMRWSDALEDSAERLREDILAFFDALRQRLPHLLGERAKDIFNDLSDDQKKHLVNNLLGRNIDISNLGDMKQSGEYLYYIDEQTVVDIFHKYPEEFFDGKFWQVTYAGISGLPDVAVEQARKSIVATYLNCLEDVSSFLRYRAPEAIITQRARMSLEFLQQKVV; this comes from the coding sequence ATGGATACGTTTGACCTGACTCCTGACCCGAAAGTGCTAATTGCTCTTACTCATACTCCTATGCAGCCACTTGATGCTCTGTGTGAGCTTATCGATAACGCTATTGACTCGTTCCAGACCGCAAAATTGCAAGGAATTCCGGTCGAGCACCCCCTTGTTGTTATAGATTTACCGCGCCCTTCGGACATAAAGCATGGTGGGGGAAGTATAAGGGTGCGCGATAACGGACCTGGCCTGACCCGCGACATGGCAGAAAAAGCTTTGCGGGCGGGTTTTTCTGGAAATAACCCGTTTGATAGCCTGGGCCTGTTCGGAATGGGTTTTAATATATCAACCGGCAAGCTGGGGAGGGTGACCAGGTTTTTGACAGCGCGCAAGGAAGAGGACACTGCCATAGAAGTGGTAATAGATTTGGAACAAATAAGGCAATCAGGGAGTTACAGGGTACCGTTTAGCCGCAAACAGAAAGAATTTGAGCACGGTACTCTAGTCGAAATATCAGGCTGGTGGCCAGAGGGAAACCCTAATAGCGGGTTTGTACGGAAGCTGGTACAATACGGGATACCTAAAGTGCGGGAAGAAATCGGGAGGCGGTACGCCACAATCTTGCGGGAGCGTGGGGTTCGCATAATTATTAACGGGGACCCTTGCGAGCCGTTCGAGCACTGCGTGTGGAGTGATTCGAGGTATGTTGAGCGGAAGGGTTACGGTAAAATCCCGGCTGTGTTCCGCTTTAATGAGGTTGTTGGCACCCAGATACGTTGTTGCTCTTGTACTGCTCTTGTTCCCGCGGGCCACAAGCAATGCCCCGCTTGTGGGTCCAGTAATCTGAGGACCATTGAGGAGAGGATTCGGGGCTGGGTAGGTATCCAGCGCTTTGACCACCCTACCGATTTCGGGATAGATTTGATCCGGAACGGTAGGGCTATCCGGATTGGCGAAAAAGCAGCTTTCTTTGAATATGTTGATGAGTTTAAGAGGACAATCAAAGATTACCCGATAGACCAGCCTTACGGCCGGATAGTTGGTGAGGTGCACCTTGACCACGTACCAGTAGATTTCTTGAAACAAGATTTCCAGCGCACCAGCCCTGAATGGCAGAGGGCAATGTCTTTTCTGAGAGGTGATAGCTCCCTCCAGCCAAACCAGCCGGGTGCCGACCAAAACAACAGCCCCCTGTTCAAGCTATACCAGGGTTACAGGCGTGTGAGAGTTCCCGGGAAAACAGATTTGTACATGGGGTACTGGGATCCGGAAAAGAAAAGACCTGTCCGTGTAAGCCGCGATGTTGAAAGGGAATTCTATGAAAGATTTAAGAGGAGAGAGCCAGGCTACTACGATGACACCGAATGGTGGAAGCTAGTCGAAGAAGCTGACAAGCCACCACTGGAGGAACTTGTTGAGTGTCCGGAATGTGCGGCACAGAACCTCAAAACCAGCGAAGTATGCACTGTATGTGAAAGAGTTTTAATCGGGAAAACGTGTTTGAATCCAGAATGCAGGCAGTTTATCCCGAAGTCAGCGCCTTCGTGCCCGCACTGCGGGACCTTGCAGGAACCCCAAGTGCAAGAACCGTGGAAATGCCTTGTGTGCGGGAGGCGTAACAGCCCGGACGAAAAAACTTGCAGCAGCTGTGGCATGCAACGTGGCACTGAAAATACTTTATCTAAGGAGTACCTGCTGAAGCATTCGTACAAGTCAGACGAACTTTCTATTCCGGGGTGCACGGTGCTGCTGGCGGATGGAAGCCGTAGCGCCCCGGTAGATGTAGATACTTACATAACGAAGGTCCCTATATCGCCCCCGGACCAGCCGGACAAGCAGGTCCCCCTCATAGCGTTTAAGGGGGAGAAGATAGAGGTTTTTGTAGACAAAAACCACAGATTGTTCAAGACGTTCCGGGTGCGCCCGGAACAAATGATTGCGGCGGAAGTGGCCCTTTTCTTGTATGACTATAACCGCAGGTTGTGTGCCCAGCAACAATACCAGGGCCTGCACACACTTTCTAACTTGCAGTGGGAAATTCTGGACATGAGGTGGTCCGATGCACTAGAGGATAGCGCCGAGCGGCTCCGGGAAGATATCCTGGCTTTCTTCGACGCTCTAAGGCAGCGGTTGCCCCACCTCCTTGGCGAAAGGGCGAAAGATATATTTAATGATTTGAGCGATGATCAAAAGAAGCACTTGGTTAATAATTTGCTTGGCCGGAACATTGATATAAGCAATTTGGGTGACATGAAGCAATCGGGAGAATACCTGTACTACATAGACGAGCAGACAGTTGTTGACATATTCCATAAGTACCCGGAAGAGTTCTTTGATGGCAAGTTCTGGCAAGTTACTTATGCAGGGATTAGTGGGCTCCCTGATGTGGCGGTTGAGCAAGCCCGGAAAAGTATCGTAGCCACCTACCTCAACTGCCTGGAAGATGTTTCAAGTTTTTTGAGGTACAGGGCACCTGAAGCTATTATCACGCAGAGGGCACGGATGTCACTGGAATTTTTGCAACAAAAGGTGGTCTGA
- a CDS encoding DEAD/DEAH box helicase family protein produces MFISEKTLMSCTWQGFVRAVARLLVYEGFTGIRVVDQPGDRGADLIAHRNGKRWLFQIKHWRKRAGVELADQVLKAMTVYRAQVPVIVALNGFDRNLREHQQVLLSRGVPLQLWDSGALVSRARRLADGCQLPEPREYQEEAIRAIVRAYTEGYTRRAMIVMATGLGKTFVACESIRRLNALSPVRVLAIAHTNELVYQLERAFWPFLRKDQETLVWNQYEQPGPDDLKRAPFVFACLNTVAAYVKNGGDLPYFDIILVDECHHVGAEMYRTILDGTRAGKPSGPFLIGLTATPWRPDEVDLREYFGEPLVCIDIVTGLKKGFLSNVDYRMYTDNINWDALRNLHGSKFSPRQINRTLFINEWDDAVVHELKRAWEEQTNPRAIIFCGTVDHAITMRDRINALGFCNAAAIYSATATGRSMPSYERNRILSDFHDGVIGAVCAVDIFNEGIDVPEVNIIVFQRVTHSRRIFVQQLGRGLRIAPGKEKVIVLDFVSDIRRFAAGLELKDSLNEGYGPSPGNPVRISLPHKVTFRRVGGEDPETESFLRQWLEDIAAVESAGEDASILKFPPVLPGGRR; encoded by the coding sequence TTGTTTATCAGCGAAAAAACTCTCATGTCCTGTACGTGGCAGGGGTTCGTGCGTGCTGTGGCGAGGCTGCTGGTATATGAGGGGTTTACCGGTATTCGTGTTGTTGACCAGCCAGGCGACCGCGGTGCGGATCTGATAGCGCACCGCAATGGTAAGCGCTGGCTTTTCCAGATCAAGCACTGGCGTAAGAGAGCAGGGGTAGAGCTGGCCGATCAGGTGCTGAAGGCAATGACTGTTTACAGGGCCCAGGTCCCGGTAATAGTCGCGCTCAACGGGTTTGACAGGAACCTCCGCGAGCACCAGCAGGTTCTCCTCAGCCGGGGCGTGCCGCTGCAGCTGTGGGATTCCGGGGCGCTCGTGAGCCGGGCCCGGAGGCTTGCTGATGGCTGCCAGTTACCAGAGCCCCGCGAGTACCAGGAAGAAGCTATCAGGGCTATAGTGCGGGCTTACACAGAGGGGTACACGCGGAGGGCCATGATCGTGATGGCCACGGGCCTGGGTAAAACTTTTGTCGCGTGCGAGTCTATCAGGCGGCTGAACGCTTTGTCCCCTGTGAGGGTGCTTGCGATTGCCCACACGAACGAGCTAGTTTACCAGCTTGAGCGGGCGTTCTGGCCATTTTTGAGGAAGGACCAAGAGACACTTGTTTGGAACCAGTACGAGCAACCCGGGCCTGACGACCTTAAAAGGGCGCCTTTCGTGTTTGCCTGTTTGAACACGGTGGCTGCGTATGTTAAAAATGGGGGCGACCTGCCATATTTTGACATTATCCTGGTTGACGAGTGCCACCACGTTGGCGCGGAAATGTACCGCACTATTCTGGACGGAACCCGCGCCGGGAAGCCCTCCGGACCGTTCCTTATCGGCTTGACGGCTACGCCGTGGCGCCCTGATGAGGTGGACCTGAGGGAGTACTTTGGCGAGCCGCTAGTATGTATTGATATAGTGACAGGGTTGAAAAAGGGATTCCTTTCAAATGTGGATTACCGCATGTATACTGATAATATTAACTGGGATGCCCTGAGAAACCTCCACGGCTCAAAGTTTTCACCGAGGCAAATTAACCGGACGCTTTTTATAAATGAGTGGGATGACGCTGTTGTTCACGAGCTGAAGCGGGCGTGGGAAGAGCAGACGAACCCCAGGGCAATAATCTTTTGCGGTACGGTAGACCACGCTATTACTATGCGTGACAGGATAAACGCCCTGGGATTTTGCAATGCGGCAGCTATTTACTCTGCGACGGCTACGGGGAGGAGTATGCCATCTTACGAGCGTAACCGGATCCTTTCCGACTTTCACGACGGGGTTATTGGTGCGGTATGTGCGGTTGATATATTTAATGAAGGGATTGACGTACCAGAGGTTAACATTATCGTGTTCCAGCGCGTGACGCACAGCAGGCGTATTTTCGTCCAGCAATTGGGGCGCGGCCTCCGTATCGCTCCGGGGAAGGAAAAAGTGATTGTGCTAGACTTCGTCTCTGACATCAGGAGGTTTGCTGCGGGGCTTGAATTGAAGGACAGCCTTAATGAGGGGTATGGTCCGTCCCCGGGGAACCCCGTGCGGATCAGCCTCCCGCACAAAGTGACATTCAGGCGGGTCGGTGGTGAGGATCCTGAGACAGAGTCCTTTTTGCGCCAGTGGCTGGAGGATATAGCGGCTGTAGAAAGCGCAGGAGAGGATGCAAGTATACTCAAGTTTCCGCCGGTGCTTCCGGGTGGTCGCAGGTGA
- a CDS encoding Cfr10I/Bse634I family restriction endonuclease produces MNCKNCTTPRCLSVEKGKDGKQRVKLSSIESSKCLLKYLSQKPLSELVGKVTSDLLDELQNGIKKASQKHYGIEPRDQSFNNVRGAWFEKVVSFWLWSRWYEYCKNIGGIPYFVLKLPDAAKFNFVKIFCSEEEEKVIGSLKKHLDNHGVALETSNPDFVVVTLKAGEHKSCPVKHKDFSLENLGRLEDLYRNFEYLENLYRGFRNKCKYTDVICAIGVKDSLRPDRRLQLVYEGNIFKAVMLHFKTRFWDYSYEIPPFYAIVNGKKAPGKKDARALITATTSTLVDIRLRPERAVDETFYAGRLGDIDQVFSKIKERLESLQKNRV; encoded by the coding sequence GTGAATTGTAAGAACTGCACTACTCCCAGGTGTCTAAGTGTTGAAAAAGGTAAAGATGGCAAGCAGAGAGTAAAATTGTCCAGTATTGAGAGTTCAAAGTGCCTCTTGAAATACCTGTCACAAAAACCCCTTAGCGAATTGGTTGGTAAGGTGACCTCTGATTTATTGGACGAATTACAGAACGGGATTAAAAAGGCTTCCCAAAAACACTACGGTATAGAGCCGAGAGACCAGTCCTTTAATAACGTCAGGGGTGCTTGGTTTGAGAAAGTTGTGAGTTTTTGGCTGTGGTCCAGGTGGTATGAATACTGCAAAAATATCGGGGGTATACCCTACTTTGTACTAAAGTTACCAGATGCCGCTAAGTTTAATTTTGTAAAGATTTTTTGCTCTGAAGAAGAAGAGAAGGTAATTGGAAGCCTGAAAAAACACTTAGATAATCACGGGGTTGCTCTGGAGACATCTAACCCTGACTTTGTCGTTGTTACATTAAAAGCCGGAGAACATAAAAGCTGTCCGGTAAAGCATAAGGATTTTTCTCTTGAGAACCTTGGGCGCCTAGAGGACTTATATAGGAATTTTGAGTACCTGGAGAATTTATACAGGGGCTTTAGAAACAAGTGCAAGTATACAGATGTAATATGCGCAATTGGTGTTAAAGATAGTTTGCGGCCGGACAGGCGGCTGCAGCTCGTTTACGAGGGTAATATCTTTAAAGCTGTAATGCTCCATTTCAAAACACGCTTCTGGGATTATAGCTATGAGATACCACCATTTTATGCTATTGTTAATGGCAAAAAAGCCCCTGGCAAGAAGGACGCAAGAGCCCTTATTACAGCAACAACCAGCACCCTGGTAGACATAAGGCTCAGGCCGGAGCGCGCGGTGGATGAGACATTTTACGCGGGCAGGCTTGGAGATATAGATCAGGTTTTCTCGAAGATTAAAGAAAGGCTAGAATCACTGCAAAAAAACAGGGTGTGA
- a CDS encoding NgoMIV family type II restriction endonuclease: MLHASVSSKWPLRSDQVQNARTESLKLD, from the coding sequence ATCCTTCATGCTAGCGTGTCCAGCAAGTGGCCCCTCCGGAGCGACCAGGTCCAGAATGCCCGTACTGAATCCCTTAAACTTGATTAG
- a CDS encoding ImmA/IrrE family metallo-endopeptidase — MSRARQKARELVRSLMPKYPLDIVQFANLLGLAKPVEFHKRRGLPDEVSALVIDKDWYGSIHILSNANHPITRQRFRCVHELAHLYLEHKGRLHFYSPGNWCHEDPVEHNEADIFATEVLMPVFHVIELASQVKNPLKLLQAMQLKFGVSLEAAARRIIELEIYKNSACILLRDGQVVFAYETPDFYLSWETIHECLGELFHNMKPGQEKAWLLNNFTIYASKKQKGFILAVLVENQVRI; from the coding sequence ATGAGCCGAGCCCGCCAGAAGGCCAGGGAACTTGTAAGATCCCTGATGCCCAAATACCCGCTGGATATAGTGCAATTTGCCAACCTCCTTGGTCTGGCCAAGCCGGTGGAATTCCATAAACGCCGCGGATTGCCAGATGAAGTCAGCGCTCTGGTGATTGACAAGGACTGGTATGGAAGCATACATATTCTGAGCAACGCCAACCACCCCATTACCCGGCAGCGTTTCAGATGTGTCCATGAGCTAGCCCATCTTTACCTGGAACATAAGGGAAGACTTCACTTCTACTCTCCGGGCAATTGGTGCCATGAAGACCCGGTAGAGCATAACGAGGCTGATATCTTTGCTACAGAAGTGCTAATGCCTGTTTTCCATGTGATAGAACTGGCGAGTCAGGTTAAGAATCCCTTGAAGCTGCTACAGGCCATGCAATTAAAATTCGGCGTAAGCCTGGAAGCTGCGGCCAGGCGTATAATCGAGCTTGAAATTTATAAGAACTCAGCCTGCATCTTGTTACGGGATGGACAGGTTGTTTTTGCTTATGAAACCCCAGATTTTTACCTTTCGTGGGAGACAATTCACGAGTGCTTAGGAGAGTTATTCCATAACATGAAGCCAGGCCAGGAGAAGGCCTGGCTATTGAATAATTTCACGATTTATGCCAGCAAGAAACAGAAAGGATTTATACTAGCAGTGTTAGTGGAAAATCAAGTCAGAATTTGA
- a CDS encoding helix-turn-helix domain-containing protein, translated as MASIGEVIREYREKHGLSLREFAQKVKLSHAYIDKLENGVDPVTGKSPLHCVP; from the coding sequence ATGGCATCTATTGGTGAAGTGATCAGGGAATACCGGGAGAAACACGGGCTATCCCTTCGTGAATTTGCACAAAAGGTAAAACTAAGCCATGCCTATATAGATAAGCTGGAAAACGGGGTCGATCCCGTAACAGGAAAGTCACCCCTACATTGCGTACCATAG
- a CDS encoding helix-turn-helix domain-containing protein, with amino-acid sequence MARLESGRYNPSLRFLKRVAKALDVKLEVKLRPQ; translated from the coding sequence ATAGCCAGGCTCGAAAGCGGCAGGTATAATCCCTCTCTCCGATTTCTAAAAAGGGTGGCAAAAGCTCTAGATGTAAAGCTGGAAGTAAAACTGAGACCACAATAA
- a CDS encoding recombinase family protein: protein MRAAALYRVSTKKQVKAEEDSIPVQQHLLREYAAERGWELVAEYIEPGVSAYKLSSIDRDILQDALRDAEAGKYDVLLVFKADRLSRNSFEYPMVLWRLYRAGVEVIAVADAPGGRKLNVDDQMEKLLRFIEGWQAETESKNTSIRVSQAMLDLARQGKWTGGRPPYGFRLSSSKNGLPLEIDPGEAEVLKEMVRLYLEEGVGSKKIAEILNSRGIRTREGKLWRDVRVRDVLQNPIIAGLPAYNRTRPGNTPTSRCKVRDRYDLNNPEIIIPRDEHGNPKPVEEYVIIPLETWLKVMQKMKASAQNQEPDARALDSPALLTGFLKCGYCGRGFISSRSTRAKVTRPNGKTYIYERASYRCVTHARIGKEFCPGQGSYSQRKIDAIFLNELKMFLSNLDLGNLEKYIDSRQQFTVMRLQKQIKQLEAELEKANRRLKNWVERLNQYFADPARSLYSEELMAAEIKRAQEEIALLERQIAGAKAELSACTYEREKLQQFARMAPRWFEIFVEAPVAVQKRMLAQIIDKVTLWKDRLEISYRVDLTQFARTTGEEGHGTVELRVAVSL, encoded by the coding sequence TTGCGGGCAGCAGCTCTATACCGGGTGAGCACTAAAAAGCAAGTTAAGGCCGAGGAAGACAGTATCCCTGTCCAGCAACATTTACTGCGGGAGTACGCGGCCGAGCGTGGCTGGGAACTGGTCGCTGAATATATAGAGCCAGGGGTATCGGCTTATAAGTTGTCTTCCATAGACAGGGATATTTTACAGGATGCCCTCCGCGATGCTGAAGCTGGTAAGTATGACGTGCTCCTTGTCTTCAAGGCCGACCGCCTTAGCCGCAACAGCTTTGAGTACCCGATGGTACTGTGGCGGCTTTACCGCGCAGGGGTGGAAGTAATTGCCGTGGCCGATGCGCCCGGCGGTAGGAAGCTTAATGTTGATGACCAGATGGAAAAGCTCCTCCGCTTTATCGAGGGGTGGCAGGCGGAAACTGAAAGTAAAAATACGTCCATCCGCGTTTCCCAGGCGATGCTCGACCTGGCCCGCCAGGGCAAGTGGACCGGCGGCAGGCCACCTTACGGCTTCCGGTTGTCTTCCAGTAAAAACGGGCTACCCCTGGAAATAGACCCCGGTGAAGCGGAAGTCTTGAAGGAGATGGTCCGTCTCTACCTGGAAGAAGGGGTGGGGAGCAAGAAGATAGCGGAGATACTCAATAGCCGTGGCATAAGGACAAGGGAAGGGAAGCTGTGGCGGGATGTCCGGGTAAGAGATGTGCTGCAGAACCCTATTATAGCCGGGTTGCCGGCTTATAACCGTACCAGGCCCGGCAATACTCCTACCTCCCGGTGTAAAGTAAGAGACAGGTATGACCTTAATAATCCGGAGATAATTATTCCCAGGGACGAACATGGCAACCCCAAGCCAGTTGAGGAGTATGTTATAATTCCCCTCGAGACCTGGCTTAAAGTGATGCAGAAAATGAAAGCCTCAGCCCAGAATCAGGAGCCTGATGCCAGGGCCTTGGATAGCCCGGCGCTGCTTACCGGCTTCCTTAAGTGCGGTTACTGCGGGCGGGGGTTCATTTCAAGCAGGAGTACCAGGGCAAAAGTAACTAGGCCTAATGGTAAGACTTACATCTATGAGCGCGCTTCCTACCGCTGTGTAACTCACGCCAGGATAGGCAAGGAGTTTTGTCCTGGCCAGGGGAGTTACTCTCAGAGAAAGATAGATGCTATTTTTTTGAATGAGCTCAAGATGTTTCTATCCAACCTTGACCTCGGCAACCTGGAGAAATATATCGATAGCCGCCAGCAATTTACGGTTATGAGGCTCCAGAAGCAGATAAAGCAACTCGAAGCCGAACTGGAAAAGGCTAACCGTCGGCTTAAGAACTGGGTGGAACGGCTGAATCAATATTTTGCTGATCCAGCCAGAAGCCTTTACAGCGAGGAGCTAATGGCAGCCGAGATAAAAAGGGCCCAGGAAGAGATTGCACTACTGGAAAGGCAAATAGCCGGGGCTAAGGCTGAACTTAGCGCCTGTACTTATGAGCGTGAAAAGCTACAGCAGTTCGCCAGGATGGCTCCACGGTGGTTTGAGATTTTTGTTGAGGCTCCTGTTGCGGTTCAGAAAAGGATGCTGGCGCAGATAATTGATAAAGTTACACTATGGAAGGATAGGCTGGAGATAAGCTACAGAGTGGACCTGACTCAATTTGCCCGGACGACTGGAGAAGAAGGCCACGGTACAGTTGAACTCCGTGTGGCAGTATCTTTATAG
- a CDS encoding TadE/TadG family type IV pilus assembly protein — MRFLKYERGNSLIEALLVLPLFLMLFFLLIEIDFVVCDWAAVNYATASAAAKASSEGRFSESIRQETSSYLKQWTANGKDPGVDFLAGAPYYSSDTLVIWGTPAGMNE; from the coding sequence TTGCGGTTTCTTAAATACGAGCGCGGGAACAGCCTTATAGAAGCCCTCCTGGTTCTGCCACTTTTCTTAATGCTGTTTTTCCTCCTTATCGAGATAGATTTTGTGGTGTGCGACTGGGCGGCGGTGAACTATGCTACGGCCTCGGCGGCAGCGAAGGCTTCTTCTGAGGGGAGGTTTTCCGAAAGTATCAGGCAGGAGACGTCGTCATATCTCAAGCAGTGGACGGCAAACGGCAAGGACCCGGGTGTAGATTTCCTGGCCGGGGCACCCTATTATTCCAGTGATACCCTTGTGATCTGGGGGACACCGGCTGGTATGAACGAGTAG
- a CDS encoding Uma2 family endonuclease translates to MNLPLEGYSASGRETCTYEDYRQLPEGAPYQLIGGELVLTPVPSPYHQIIAFNLGLALGNFVVSRQLGRVLFAPLDVYLTETETYQPDIIFISRDRMDIIEAERINGAPDLVVEILSPTTAYYDLRKKFKVYERSGVKEYWIVDPGEKSVQIFVLKEGRFVLNQEVEGMGEVSSCLLTGFTVALSNIFES, encoded by the coding sequence GTGAACCTGCCGCTTGAAGGGTATTCCGCCAGTGGCAGAGAAACTTGCACCTACGAGGATTACCGCCAGCTCCCCGAGGGAGCGCCTTATCAACTCATCGGGGGTGAGCTTGTGTTGACGCCTGTACCTTCACCGTACCATCAGATTATTGCCTTTAACCTGGGACTTGCGTTGGGAAATTTTGTGGTATCAAGGCAACTGGGGAGGGTCTTATTCGCCCCCCTAGACGTTTACCTCACGGAAACTGAGACGTACCAACCGGACATCATCTTCATCTCCCGTGATCGAATGGATATCATCGAAGCCGAACGTATAAATGGCGCTCCTGACCTTGTAGTGGAGATCCTTTCTCCCACTACGGCCTACTACGACCTACGGAAGAAATTCAAGGTCTATGAACGGTCTGGCGTCAAGGAATATTGGATAGTGGATCCTGGGGAGAAATCGGTACAGATCTTCGTCCTTAAGGAAGGCAGGTTCGTCCTCAACCAGGAGGTGGAGGGAATGGGAGAAGTATCTTCTTGCCTCCTTACGGGTTTCACGGTCGCCTTAAGTAACATATTCGAAAGTTAG
- a CDS encoding DUF2283 domain-containing protein: MPVLDRECVSRVEWKRMAGNEKKGVTDSLHIHLLERESADSVKVAHGLVLDFDTGGNLVSLDIDQASKRIDLSGLEADGLPVGRIMVTGPRL; encoded by the coding sequence TTGCCTGTACTTGACCGGGAGTGTGTCAGCCGGGTAGAATGGAAGCGAATGGCAGGCAACGAAAAGAAGGGTGTTACCGACAGCCTGCATATACACCTTTTGGAAAGAGAAAGCGCCGACTCGGTAAAAGTAGCCCATGGCCTTGTTCTGGATTTTGACACTGGAGGAAACCTTGTCAGCCTAGACATTGACCAAGCGAGCAAGCGGATAGATTTATCAGGTCTAGAGGCCGATGGCTTGCCTGTCGGTCGCATTATGGTTACCGGCCCAAGGCTATAA